The following is a genomic window from Opitutus sp. GAS368.
CCACCACATCGACGGCGCCGAGGATGGCGCGAGCCCGGTCGGTCAGATCGGCGAGATTGCCGATGGGCGTGGCCACGACATAGAGGTGGCCGGGCAAGGGCACCAGCGAGGGGTTGTCGGCTGGCGTGGTCATGACGTCGCCGGAAGGACCGCAGGGGCGGCCTTACTTGCCCATGCCGGGGATGCGGCCTTCCCAGTCGGCAGGGCGGCTCCACGGAATCGAGGAGTCCTGCTTGGAGGGCCCGCAGCCGGTCAGGCCGGCGAGCGCCAGGAGGGACAGCAAGAACACAAAAAGAGCTTTGCGAGAAGAGGGCATGCTTAGGGGTTGAATACGACTAAATCGCCGCTCTGCAACTGTCCTTTCAGGGTGCCGGGCAACACCTGGGCGAGGGAGAAACGGGGGCGGACATCGCTGATTTGAACCTGCGCCAGCTCGGAAGTTCCCCGCTGCAAACGAATAATGGCCTGGGGCCGGGCGCCATGCTCCGCGCCATAGTCCAGCACGACAAAGGTGCTGGCGGCTCCCACCCGAACGACCTGGTGTTGCACCGGTTCGGGTTCCGGCGGGAGAGCGACCGCCGGCTCGGTCAGGGCGCGGGTCAACAGCTGCGTCAATTGCTCCTCGAGTTGGGCGATCCGTTCCCGGTAGGGGCTGACATCAACGGCGGGCTCGGGGACGGGAATCGGAGCCGGCATGCTCGCGGGCGGGGTCGCCCGCGCTCCAATTGGAGCCGCGGCGACCTCGCCGCGGGATGTCGCTGCGGCGGCCGGCGTCACTTTCTGCCGTAAATCAGTCAGCTCGGCCATGAGGGCGACCGCGCGTTGCTCGCGCTCGGTGAGCCGGCTCCTGGTCTCCGTCAGCTCGCGGGTGAGCTGGACGCTTCTGGCTTCGGTGGCCGTCGTGCGGGCCTTGGTTGTGCCGAGCTGGGAATCGAGTTCGATCGCGCGCTGGCCGACTTCGGTCGCCTGCTTGCTGGCTTGCTTCACCTCGTAGCGCAGGTCGGCGTTCTGCCGGGTCAGGCGGGTGACCTGCGCAGCGAGTTCGCGGTGACCAGCATGTTCGCGCCATAGGCCGATAACCAGTCCGAGGGCGACCAGGCTGGCGATCACGGCGTAGATGCGGGCATTCATGACGGTGTTTTCAGGTGTAGGAGCCTGCTTGCAGGCGATTGGATGTGCGCTGCCGGTTTACGTTCTGAATCGCCTGCAAGCAGGCTCCTACAAAGAGAAGAATCAACCTTGCCAGGTGTAGGTCGAGTCGGACCAGGGCTTCTGGGCGGTCTTGACCACCTTGCCGCCCGGGTTGGCCGCGAGATGCTCGAGCACCTTGAAGACGAGTTCGGTCCGGTCAGGGGCGCCCAGCCTGGCCGCGAGCGTCTCGGCGGTGAAACCGGTTCCCGGGGCGGCCTGGAGGGCGGCATCGATCTTGAGCTTGAGCGTGATGACGCCGCCGGCGGCCTTCTTGCCCGCCTCGACGCCGGGCTGGTGGTAGGCGTTGATGCCGACGAGCGAGGCGTAGAGGCCCACGGCGCGCTCGTAGAGGGCGATCAGCATGCCGATGGTCTTCGGTGAAACCTCATTGACCGTGATCGTGATCGAGTGGCGGTTCTTCTCGCTGAGCGCGTCCCGCGTGCCGAGCAGGAAACCCTGCAGGAAATCGCCGCTCGTGACGCCCGGCTCGACCTCGAGCGAGGTGTCGGCGCTGCGGTCCTTGAGGACCTCGATGAAGGTGACGAAGAAATTGTTCACGCCCTCGCGGAGCTGCTGCACGTAGGCATGCTGGTCGGTCGAGCCCTTGTTGCCGTAGACGGCGATGCCCTGGTTGACCACATGGCCGGCGAGGTCGGTCTCCTTGCCGAGCGACTCCATGACGAGCTGCTGGAGATAGCGCGAGAAGAGCAGCAGGCGGTCCTTGTAGGGGAGGACAACCATGTCCTTCGTGCCGCGGCCGTCGGTGGCCCAATACCACATGAGCGCCAGCAGCGCGGCGGGATTGTCGCGGGAGGATTTCTTGCGCGTGACGGCGTCCATGGCCGCGGCGCCGGCGAGCATCTGGTCGATCTTGATGCCCTGCAGGGCGGCGGGCAGCAGGCCCACGGCGCAGAGCTCCGAGGTGCGGCCACCGACCCAGTCCCACATCGGGAAGCGGGCGAGCCAGCCTTCCTGCTGCGCGACCTGGTCGAGCTTCGAGCCCTCGCCGGTGACGGCGACAAAATGCTTCGCGAAGTCGAGCCCGGCGGCCTTGAAGGCCGCTTGCGCCTCGAGCATGCCGTTGCGGGTCTCGGCCGTGCCGCCGGATTTCGAGATGACGATCACGAGCGTCTGCTTCAGGCGGCGGCCGAGCGTCTTCAGGACGTAGTCGATGCCGTCCGGATCGGTGTTGTCGAAGAAGGAGACGCCCATCTTGTCGCGGCCGCCCTTGAGCCGGCCGAGGGCGTGACTGACGAACTGCGGCCCGAGCGCCGAGCCGCCGATGCCAATGACGAGGACCTCCTTGAACCTGGCCCCGCCCGGCGCGGTGAGGGTGCCCTGGTGCACCTTGGTCGTGAAGTCCTTGATGGCGGCGAGCGTCGAGGTGATGGCGGTGCGCAGCTCCGCCGTCGGGGCGAGCTCGGGCGCGCGGAGCCAGTAATGGCCGACCATGCGCTTCTCGTCGGGGTTGGCGATGGCGCCGGCCTCGAGGGCGGCCATGTCGGTGAAGGCTTGCTTGAGCTTGGGCTCCATCAAGCCCAGGAAATCATCCGGGAAAGGCATGCGGCTGACGTCGAGCGACAGGCCGAGCTTCGGGTGGGTGTAGTAGAGTGACTTGAAGCGGTTCCAGGTCATAGGTGGATAGAAGTAGCGGCAGGGCGGGGCGGGAGCTAGCCCGAAAAACGGCCTAAGCGCGGGGCGCTTCGTCGGGGCGACCCTTGTGGACGCCCGCGGGCGCCGACAAGCGGCGCCCCTACACAATCGAACCATGTTTTCGGGATTGCTAGGGCGACGCGGGGGCCCAATCACTAAGGGCTTAAAGCATGGCCTTTGATCTCAAACGTGTCTTGAAAGTGATGCTGTTCGCCTCGAACGGGCCGCTTTCGGTGAAAGATATCCAGACGGCGATCAGCCGTTTCCACGAGCAGGCAACAACGCTGCCGCTGGTCGAGCCGGGAGCAGGGAGCGGGGAGCAGCGGGACAACCCTGAAGCCGCCGCTCCGGCCCCTGCCGAGCCGGAGGAGCCCGTGCTGCCCGCCGCGGTCGAAGACGATGAATTCTACCGCGACGTGCCGGCCCTGGTCACGACCGCCCAGATCCGCGAGGCGATCGACAGCATCTCGCTGGAGTTGCAGGCTGCGGCCAGCGAGATCGTGCTGGTCGAGGGTCACAACGGCTGGCGGCTGGTCACGCACCCGCGCTTCGCCCGCTGGGTGCGCCTGCTGCGCAACGAGCCGCCGCCGGTCAAGCTGAGCCCGTCGTCCCTCGAGACCATGGCCGTGATCGCCTACCGTCAGCCGGTGACGCGCGCCGAGATCGAGCAGATCCGCGGCGTGTCCGCCGAGGCCGGTCTCAACAAATTGCTCGAGCGCGACCTCGTCTACATCGTCGGACGCGCCGACCTGCCGGGCCGGCCGATCCAATACGGCACGACCGACGCCTTCCTCGAGTTTGTCGGCATCAAGTCCCTCGACGAGCTGCCGGCCTCGGACGTGCTCTCGCCCCGGCAGATTGACGCCTGGCTGCAGACCTCGAACAACCCGCGGGCGGCCGGTGACGCCGACATGGGGCTCGACGAGACCGAGGAGCAACAGATGTCGCTCGAACAGGCGGCGGCGCCGGAGCAACCGGCCTCATGAGCAAGCCCGTCCGCATCGGGGTCATCGGCGCCGGGGGCAACACGCGGACGCGGCACATTCCCGGTTTCAAGGCCATCCCCGGGGTCGAGGTGGTGGCGGTGTGCAACCGGACCCTGGCGTCCGGCGAAAAGGTCGCCAAGGAATTCGGCATTCCCAAGGTTACGGACAACTGGAAGGAGATCGTCGAGGCGCCGAACATTGATGCCATCTGCATCGGCACGTGGCCGAATCTGCACGGCAAGCTGACGGTGGCGGCGCTGCGCGCCGGCAAGCACGTGCTGACCGAGGCGCGGATGGCCCGCAACCTGGCCGAGGCCGAGCTGATGCTGGCCGAATCCAAACTGCATCCCCGGCTCGTGGCGCAGATCGTGCCGGCGCCGCTATCGCTGCCCTTTGACGCCACGATCATCGATCTGCTCCAGGCCGGCACGCTCGGCACGCTGCGGGAGGTTTTCCTGACGGCGACGACGGACGGGCTGGCCGACAGCGCGCTGCCGCTCAGCTGGCGGCAGAACCTGACCCTGAGCGGGAAAAACACCCTCTACCTCGGCATCTATTACGAAATGATCCTGCGCTGGCTGGGGCGCGCCGTGACCTCGCTGGTGGCCGACGCGGCCATCTTCTCCAAGGAGCGGAAGGACGAGGAAGGCGTCCCGCAAGCCACGACGATTCCGGAAAGCGTGACGGTGCTGGGCAGTTACGCGGCGGCCACGGCGCCCACGGCGGCCACCAATGCTCCCTGGGCGGTCAACTGGCAGCCCACCGGGGCCCGGTTGGTCGCCCATTTCAGCGGCGTGGAAACCTCCGCGCCGCGCGCCGAGATCCGGGTCAACGGCAGCAAGGGCGGCCTGCGGCTGGATCTGGCCAAGGGCGAGCTTTGGCTGCGCCTGCGCGGCGAGGCGGAAAAACCGGTGGTCATCGCCCCGGAGAAGCGCGGCGCCTGGCGGGTCGAGGCGGATTTCATCGACAGCATCCGCGACGGGAAGCCGGTCCGGCTGACGGATTTCGAGACCGGCGTGAAATACATGCAGTTCACCGAGGCCGTCTGGGAGTCGTGGAGCAACGGCCGCTGGCGCGTGACGCTGTAGGGCGGGATCACCGTATCCCGCCTCGAACGCGATATCCTTTTCGAACGAAGGCGGGATGCGGTGATCCCGCCCCACACGCCTACTGCCGGCGGAGATAGAAAAGGTAGATCGTCCCGACAACCAGCAGGAAGGTGCCCAGCGCCACGAAGAAATAGGCGTAGCAACCGCGCTTGACGTTCTTCGCCGTGCTGCCCGGCGGCGTTTGATACTGGGCGATGATCTCGTCGGCGGCGCGGGCCGCGGCCGCGGACATTTCCCTGGGCGCAGCAGCCACCGGGGCGGCGGGCGTCGCGGGGAGCGGAGCCGGCGCAGCCGGGGCCTGGCCCGATTCCCGGGCGATCTCGCGGTCCAGCCATGCAAGCTGCTCCTGGGCGAGGGCGCGCTGGCGTTGGAGTTCGGAGAGGCGGTCGGACACGGGGGAAGGAAAGGGGAAAGTGTCCCGGCGTGCAAGGATGGGGTGTAGGGTCGTCGCTTGCGACGACCTCGATTGCGTTCAGGTCGCCGCAAGCGGCGACCCTACAGGATACAAAAAAGGCGCACCTTGCGGTGCGCCTTGGAATTGATGCGGGATCGTCAGCTCAGACGACGTTCACCTTGCGGTGGGCCTTGTCGAACTCGACGGTGCCGTCGCGGAGCGCGAAGAGCGTCCAATCGCGGCCGGTGCCGACGCCCTTGCCGGCGTGGTGCTTGGAGCCGCGCTGGCGGATGATGATGCCGCCGGCGAGGACCTTCTGGCCGCCAAAAATTTTGACGCCGAGGCGCTTGGACGCGCTGTCGCGGCCGTTGCTGGAGGATTTTTGACCTGTTTTATGTGCCATGGCAGTGGTTCCTTAGGCTTTGATGGACTCGATCTTGATGACAGAGAGCTCCTGACGATGGCCGCGCTTGCGCTTCGAGCCCTTGCGCTTGCGCATCTTGAAAACGATGACCTTCTTGCCGCGCTTGTTCTCGAGGACCTTGGCCTTGACCGAGGCGCCGGTGAGGAAGGGGGTGCCGACCTTGAAATTCTCGCCTTCGCCCGCGGCGAGGACTTCGTTGATTTCGACCGTGGAGCCGGCTTCCGTCTTGGGATAGCGGTCCACGATGAGGATATCGCCCTCGCTGACCGAGAACTGCTTCCCCTGTGTTTTGATAGTGGCTTTCATAAGTTCAAAGGGGCGAAATAAGGGGAGTCGGCGGAGGGTAATCAAGGCTTTATTTTAAACGGCGGCGCGAATCGGCATCCGCCGGCCTCACAAAGAGATAATTGACGAAAAAACTCAAGCCCAGCACCCCGCTCAGGGTGCGGATGTTGCGCATGGCTCCGACCACGCTGCCCAGCGGACTGGAGGCGGGCTCCTCTATGCGCAGCAACAAGATACAACCAAGCAGGGAAACGGCCGGCTGCAGCAAAAAGACCACGTGATAGACATCGAGCGGCGCATAGCCTTGGGCGAACAGCCGGGCCAGCACTTCGCCACCGATGATCGGGGATACCGCCGCCACGATCGACGTGACCGCCAGGTTCAGGCCGATGGCCAGGCTGCGGGCCTCGGCCGGGATCAATTTCAGCAGGATCGTGAACTGCCCGAGGATGAATCCCGCGCTCAGGGCGCCGCCCCAGAACCACATGCCGTAGAGGATCGCGCTGTTGCCGGGGGTCAGGAAGCACCAGAGGAAATTCGGCCCCTGCCACAACCCGAGCGCCACCGCCATGCAGGCCTTGTTGCCATAGCGGTCGAGCAGGCCGCCCCAGATGGGCAGGGAAATGATCCCGCCCAAGGCCGTCAGCGTGGCCAGGAGGCCGACCTGCAGGCCGGAGAAATCCAGCTGCTCGAACATGAAGACGTGGTAGAACGGGCCGAAGCAGTTCGAGGCGAAGTTCCACACGGCGCCGAACGCGATGAAGAGCAGCAGCGAGTGCGACCGGCGCACCACGGCGACCTGCTGCCGCAACGGCAGCGTGGCGGGTCCCGGCGCGTGCGTCTGCGGCCCGCGGTCGGGCATCCGTGCGAAGTAGAACAGCGACGCGACCCGGCACAGACACGCGACGGCGATGATCGCCTGGAAGGTGCGGGCCGAATAGCCGCCCCACGACAGCGCGCAGCCGGTGCCGAGGACAAACACGAGCGTCGCGCCCT
Proteins encoded in this region:
- the rplU gene encoding 50S ribosomal protein L21 codes for the protein MKATIKTQGKQFSVSEGDILIVDRYPKTEAGSTVEINEVLAAGEGENFKVGTPFLTGASVKAKVLENKRGKKVIVFKMRKRKGSKRKRGHRQELSVIKIESIKA
- a CDS encoding glucose-6-phosphate isomerase; translated protein: MTWNRFKSLYYTHPKLGLSLDVSRMPFPDDFLGLMEPKLKQAFTDMAALEAGAIANPDEKRMVGHYWLRAPELAPTAELRTAITSTLAAIKDFTTKVHQGTLTAPGGARFKEVLVIGIGGSALGPQFVSHALGRLKGGRDKMGVSFFDNTDPDGIDYVLKTLGRRLKQTLVIVISKSGGTAETRNGMLEAQAAFKAAGLDFAKHFVAVTGEGSKLDQVAQQEGWLARFPMWDWVGGRTSELCAVGLLPAALQGIKIDQMLAGAAAMDAVTRKKSSRDNPAALLALMWYWATDGRGTKDMVVLPYKDRLLLFSRYLQQLVMESLGKETDLAGHVVNQGIAVYGNKGSTDQHAYVQQLREGVNNFFVTFIEVLKDRSADTSLEVEPGVTSGDFLQGFLLGTRDALSEKNRHSITITVNEVSPKTIGMLIALYERAVGLYASLVGINAYHQPGVEAGKKAAGGVITLKLKIDAALQAAPGTGFTAETLAARLGAPDRTELVFKVLEHLAANPGGKVVKTAQKPWSDSTYTWQG
- the rpmA gene encoding 50S ribosomal protein L27, yielding MAHKTGQKSSSNGRDSASKRLGVKIFGGQKVLAGGIIIRQRGSKHHAGKGVGTGRDWTLFALRDGTVEFDKAHRKVNVV
- a CDS encoding Gfo/Idh/MocA family oxidoreductase, with the translated sequence MSKPVRIGVIGAGGNTRTRHIPGFKAIPGVEVVAVCNRTLASGEKVAKEFGIPKVTDNWKEIVEAPNIDAICIGTWPNLHGKLTVAALRAGKHVLTEARMARNLAEAELMLAESKLHPRLVAQIVPAPLSLPFDATIIDLLQAGTLGTLREVFLTATTDGLADSALPLSWRQNLTLSGKNTLYLGIYYEMILRWLGRAVTSLVADAAIFSKERKDEEGVPQATTIPESVTVLGSYAAATAPTAATNAPWAVNWQPTGARLVAHFSGVETSAPRAEIRVNGSKGGLRLDLAKGELWLRLRGEAEKPVVIAPEKRGAWRVEADFIDSIRDGKPVRLTDFETGVKYMQFTEAVWESWSNGRWRVTL
- a CDS encoding MFS transporter — its product is MNATPARPSLAQNRAILRQGLRASVAEGVLATPVVTMSLPVNIFMTALVAKGFPLSKPDIGGASSLPFACNFLQVFITPLVTRRARARPTAIIAAALHTGCWAWLGWKLPFLSPADPVATGRFLLLWVFIASLFNAVLSVVWNGWMHEIVPARLRGRYFGQRNRLIQGATLVFVLGTGCALSWGGYSARTFQAIIAVACLCRVASLFYFARMPDRGPQTHAPGPATLPLRQQVAVVRRSHSLLLFIAFGAVWNFASNCFGPFYHVFMFEQLDFSGLQVGLLATLTALGGIISLPIWGGLLDRYGNKACMAVALGLWQGPNFLWCFLTPGNSAILYGMWFWGGALSAGFILGQFTILLKLIPAEARSLAIGLNLAVTSIVAAVSPIIGGEVLARLFAQGYAPLDVYHVVFLLQPAVSLLGCILLLRIEEPASSPLGSVVGAMRNIRTLSGVLGLSFFVNYLFVRPADADSRRRLK
- the scpB gene encoding SMC-Scp complex subunit ScpB, whose amino-acid sequence is MAFDLKRVLKVMLFASNGPLSVKDIQTAISRFHEQATTLPLVEPGAGSGEQRDNPEAAAPAPAEPEEPVLPAAVEDDEFYRDVPALVTTAQIREAIDSISLELQAAASEIVLVEGHNGWRLVTHPRFARWVRLLRNEPPPVKLSPSSLETMAVIAYRQPVTRAEIEQIRGVSAEAGLNKLLERDLVYIVGRADLPGRPIQYGTTDAFLEFVGIKSLDELPASDVLSPRQIDAWLQTSNNPRAAGDADMGLDETEEQQMSLEQAAAPEQPAS